DNA from Amorphoplanes friuliensis DSM 7358:
AGCGCACCCGCGGTCAGGCTGGTCCCGTCGATCTGCGGCACGAAGTCCGGGTCCTCGGTGATCTCGAAGTCGGGCTTGCGCGGCACGGCACCGGCGAAGTGGCTGATCGTGACTCGGACGACGTCGGCCGCGGGTGCGCTGAGCCCGACGGTGATGATCGGCGCGTCCAGCGTGTCCCCGCGCTCCTGCACGCGCCTCGCCGTGGCAAACCCGGTTAGTAAGTGTTTACTAACCGAGGTGTCCTGGAGCTGGACCGGGTGCAGGACGGTCAGGCCGTCGCGCTTGCGCCAGTAGCCGTCGGTGAATTTCATGCACGTCCTCTGCTCTCTCGGAGTCCTCGGCGGGCTACTTGATGGCGCCGGCGGTGATGCCGCGGGTCAGCGTGCGCTGGAAGATCAGGAAGAAGAGCATCGCGGGCAGGATGCCGATCAGGGCCGACGCGCTGGTTGTCGTCGCGTCCATCTGCCTGTCCCCTTGCAGCACACCGAGCGCGACGGGCACGGTCTGGTTCGCGTTCGAGATCAGGAAGACCAGCGGCAGGAAGAACTCGTTCCAGGTCCAGATGAAGAAGAACGTGAACAGCACGGCCAGCGTCGGCCCGCTCACCGGGACGACCACCCGCCACAGCGTCCGCCAGCGCCCGGCGCCGTCGACCGCGGCCGCGTCCAGCAGCTCGGTCGGGAACTCCGCGTAGACCGAGGACAGCAGGTACGTGCCGAAGGCGCTCTGGATCACCGTGAAGATGATGATGATCGAGAGCAGGCTGTCGTACAGGTGCAGGCTCTTCGACAGGTAGTACAGCGGGTAGACCAGCACCTCCTGCGGCAGCAGATTGGCCACCAGGAAGAACACCAGGAACCAGACCCGGCCCTTCACCCGGCCGATGCCCAGCGCGTACGCGTTGAGCACCGAAAGAAGCACGCCCAGCACGGCCACGACCGACGCCGTGATGAAGCTGTTGAGCAGCTTGCGGCTGAAGTCGACCCGCTGCCAGAAGTCGACGATGCCCGACCAGTGCAGCGACTTCGGGATCGACAGCGGGCCGTTGCTCGCGTAGTCGGCCGGGCTCTTGACGGCGTTGAGGGCGACGACCAGCAGCGGCGCCACGGTGAGCAGGAGCAGGACGATCAGGACCGCGAGCACGATGTACCGGGCCGGATAACGCTTGGTCATCGTTACAGCCCCTTTCGCTGGTCACGGGTCTGCAGGCGCAGGAAGACGAACGCCAGCACGATGATGATCACGGTGAGGACGGTCGAGATCGCCGAGCCGTACCCGACCTGGGCCTTCTCGAAGAAGTTCTTGTAGGCGAAGTAGGACGGGACGAGCGTCGCGTTGCTCGGGCCGCCGCGGGTCAGCACGAAGATCTGCCCGAAGATCTTCAGCGCGGCGATGGTGGTGGTCACCAGCACGACGTAGAACTCGGGCCGGATCAGGTACACGGTGATGTGCCGGAAGCGCTGCCACCAGCCGGCGCCGTCGAGGTCCGCCGCCTCGTACAGCTCGGGGTCGATGCGCTGCAGCCCCGACATGAACATGACGATCGGGTAGCCCAGCTGGAACCAGATCATCACGGCCATGACGCTGTAGAGCGCATACTTGGGGTCGCCGAGCCAGTTGCGGCTCAGCGAGGACAGCCCGACGGTGTCGAGGATCCGGTTGAGCGCGCCGTAACTCGGGTGCAGGATCCAGCCCCAGACGATGCCCGTGACCGCGACCGGCAGCACCTGCGGCAGGTAGAACCCGGACCGGAAGACGCTCGCCCAGCGCGGCCCGAAGATCTTCGCGATGTAGTCGAACAGCACCGCCGCGAGCAGGAGCCCGAGCAGCGTCGGCACGACCGCCATCGCCAGGATCAGCAGCAGGATGTGGCCGAACGACGCCCAGAAGTTCGCGTCGTGGAACAGCCGTGTGTAGTTGTCGAACCCGATCCACGGCGGACTGCCGATGCCGGACCAGCGTGTGAAGCTGATCCCGACGGTCATCACCAGCGGCACCACGATCACCGCGAGGGAGGCCAGCACCCCCGGGATCAGGTACACCCCATAGCCGGCGTGCCGGCCTCCCCGGTTGCTCATCTGCCCAGATCGGCGAGGTTGTCGTCGTACGGCTTCGCGACCTCGTCCAGCATCTGCTGCGGCGTCTTCGACCCGTTGATCAGGCCCTGCACACCGCCCACCATGACGTCGTAGTACCCGGGTGCCGGCCAGTCCGGGTAGAACGCCAGGCCGTCACTCGACGAGATCTTGGCGAAGTTGTCGATGAGCTCCTTGTTCTTCGGATCCGTGATCTTCGCCGGGTCCGCCGCCACCGGGACACCACCGTTGTTGCCCAGCAGGTCCTGGATCTCCGGCTTCATGGTGATGTCGATGAAGTCGTACGCCAGGCTCTTGGCCTTGGACTTCTCCGGTACGACCCAGAGGTTGCCGCTCGACCCCGGGTGCAGCGAGTTCCCCGGGAACAGGAACGTGCCCCACTGGAAGTCCTTGATCTCCGAGGTGAAACGGCCGTACCACCAGCTGCCCGAGATCATGATCGGGAACTTGCCCTGGGTGAACGCGACACCCATGTCCTCGGCCTTGATGCCGGCCGAGTTCTTGGCGATGTACCCCTTGGCCACCCAGTCGGCGAACGTCTGCGCGCCGAAGGTCAGCTCGGGCCCGTGGAAGTCCACCTTGCTCTTGTAGAGCTGGTAGTTGTCGACGAAGGCACGGTTCGCCTTGGACAGCGCGAGCTCGTACAGGATCTGCTGGGCGGGGTATTCGGCGCCGCCGACCGAGAGCGGGGTGACACCGGCCTTGGCGAAGGTGTCCATCGCGGCCTCGAACTCCGCGAGCGTGGTGGGCACGGCGATCTTGTTCTTGGCGAACAGGTCCTTGTTGTAATAGACCATGACGTACTCGCCGTAGTTCGGGATGCCGAAGATCTTCCCGCTGCCCATGATGCCGTCGCCGTCGTACTTGGCGGTGGTCTGCAGGCTCGGGCTCAGCGCCTTGTCCCAGCCCCGCTGCGTGGCCTGCTCGGTCAGATCGGTGAGCAGCCCCTGCTTCGACAGCAGGCCCGCGGTCGCGTTGCCCTTGTTGTACTCGAGGATGTCCGGCGCGCTGTCCGAGTTGAGGATCATGCCGGCGTTCTGCTGGATCTGCTCGAAGCTCTTCTCCTCGAACTTCACCTCGACACCGGGGTGGCTCGCCTTGAAGAGCTCGATCGCCCTGTTCCAGGCGATGCCCATCGCGCTGGTCGGGCCCTCGTAGTGCCAGAGTGTCAGGGTCTTGGCGTCAGCGCCCTCGTCGCCGGAGCCGGAATCACTGCAAGCGGTAAGGCCGAGGGACGCCGCCAGAAGCAGCGCGCCCGCGGCGAGGCTCATCCGTGGTCTGAACATGCCGTGCCTCCCAGGGGTCCATCCCTTTCCCGCCGTCGAAGCGCTTCGATGATGTGCAGTGTCGAAGCGCTTCGATGATCGGGGCTGGGGCAGACGGTAGGGAACGCCTCACCTAGATGTCAACAGTGTGACGAGCAGATTTCCCGTCGCCGCGGCGCAGCAGCTCCAGGGCCTCGCCGGGCCGGCCCTGCCGGATGAGCAGCGTCGCCAGCAGCTCCGCCTCCTCGTCCGGCCGCAGGACCGCGATCGCCTCCTCGTCGGCAAGGAGCGTGGCGAGGCGGGCCCGCACGAAGCCACTGTCAGCGTCCGGATCGTCCCGCAGCGCCGCGATCGCCTCCTCCGTGCGGCCGCACTCCACGAGCGCTTCGACCCAGTCCATCCGTACGTCGAACGGGTCGAGCCCGGGGACCTCCGGCCTCTCGCCGGCGCGCCCCTGCCGGATGAGCAGCGTGCACAGGAGCTGGAAGTGCTGCTCAGGATCGGCTTCGACGAGCGGGTGAAGCAGCTCGATCGCCTCGTCGAGCCGGCCGTGCCTCACCAGCAGCTCGGGGAGGCTCGGGTCGCCCCGCAGCACCTCGATCGCCTCGTCGGTCCGCCCCTGGTCCTCGAGGGACTCGGCGAGGATGCGGGTGGCGTACTCACGGCCGTCGCCGGCGGCGAACTCCAGCAGCGCGGGCGGATCGTGCCACGCCAGAATGCGGGCGATCTGCTGCGCGTGGCCGACGTCGTAGGAGTCGGGGCCGCGCAACTTCGACGTCAGGAGGGCGACCGCTTCGTCCGGACGGCCCTGTCGTTCCAGGACGGTGGCCCGCAGACTTTCGTGGTGCAGCAACAGATTCAGCACCTCGTCATCGCGGTCGCGACCGGCCGTCAGCTCGACCAGCGCGCGGGCGAGGTACCAGTCGTCGAGGCCCGGCCGGAGCACCG
Protein-coding regions in this window:
- a CDS encoding tetratricopeptide repeat protein gives rise to the protein MAAALVENGYLELARQEARRGDFDCADALARACPEEAVELYRPFAAAGVWMAVHRLTGVLPAEEAIALVRPQAEAGERLFVVRLAELLAEQGRIDEAISVLRPGLDDWYLARALVELTAGRDRDDEVLNLLLHHESLRATVLERQGRPDEAVALLTSKLRGPDSYDVGHAQQIARILAWHDPPALLEFAAGDGREYATRILAESLEDQGRTDEAIEVLRGDPSLPELLVRHGRLDEAIELLHPLVEADPEQHFQLLCTLLIRQGRAGERPEVPGLDPFDVRMDWVEALVECGRTEEAIAALRDDPDADSGFVRARLATLLADEEAIAVLRPDEEAELLATLLIRQGRPGEALELLRRGDGKSARHTVDI
- a CDS encoding carbohydrate ABC transporter permease, with the translated sequence MTKRYPARYIVLAVLIVLLLLTVAPLLVVALNAVKSPADYASNGPLSIPKSLHWSGIVDFWQRVDFSRKLLNSFITASVVAVLGVLLSVLNAYALGIGRVKGRVWFLVFFLVANLLPQEVLVYPLYYLSKSLHLYDSLLSIIIIFTVIQSAFGTYLLSSVYAEFPTELLDAAAVDGAGRWRTLWRVVVPVSGPTLAVLFTFFFIWTWNEFFLPLVFLISNANQTVPVALGVLQGDRQMDATTTSASALIGILPAMLFFLIFQRTLTRGITAGAIK
- a CDS encoding carbohydrate ABC transporter permease — encoded protein: MSNRGGRHAGYGVYLIPGVLASLAVIVVPLVMTVGISFTRWSGIGSPPWIGFDNYTRLFHDANFWASFGHILLLILAMAVVPTLLGLLLAAVLFDYIAKIFGPRWASVFRSGFYLPQVLPVAVTGIVWGWILHPSYGALNRILDTVGLSSLSRNWLGDPKYALYSVMAVMIWFQLGYPIVMFMSGLQRIDPELYEAADLDGAGWWQRFRHITVYLIRPEFYVVLVTTTIAALKIFGQIFVLTRGGPSNATLVPSYFAYKNFFEKAQVGYGSAISTVLTVIIIVLAFVFLRLQTRDQRKGL
- a CDS encoding extracellular solute-binding protein, producing MFRPRMSLAAGALLLAASLGLTACSDSGSGDEGADAKTLTLWHYEGPTSAMGIAWNRAIELFKASHPGVEVKFEEKSFEQIQQNAGMILNSDSAPDILEYNKGNATAGLLSKQGLLTDLTEQATQRGWDKALSPSLQTTAKYDGDGIMGSGKIFGIPNYGEYVMVYYNKDLFAKNKIAVPTTLAEFEAAMDTFAKAGVTPLSVGGAEYPAQQILYELALSKANRAFVDNYQLYKSKVDFHGPELTFGAQTFADWVAKGYIAKNSAGIKAEDMGVAFTQGKFPIMISGSWWYGRFTSEIKDFQWGTFLFPGNSLHPGSSGNLWVVPEKSKAKSLAYDFIDITMKPEIQDLLGNNGGVPVAADPAKITDPKNKELIDNFAKISSSDGLAFYPDWPAPGYYDVMVGGVQGLINGSKTPQQMLDEVAKPYDDNLADLGR